Genomic window (Daucus carota subsp. sativus chromosome 5, DH1 v3.0, whole genome shotgun sequence):
GTATGTACTTGAAATAATCTCCAACTCCAAATCTAAGATTTCTACTTACAATTGATTCTTTTCATAGTTGTCTCCGCAGTCTGGCATGTATGATGTAGGTGATGTTCTTGCTGTTCTTCCAGAACAAAGTCCCGCAGCTGTAGATGCGTTTATTAAGCGTTGTAATTTGAATCCTGAATCTTACATTACAGtaagtactttttttttttttgctgattACATTGTGATCATTTTGAGTAGTTCCTTTTATTATCCATATATCTCTATGGTGAAGCCTGACGTATCACATGCTGGGAGGCCTCCTTTTTATGTTTCCAAAAATGTATCCAATTCTATGGGGTTTTTTTGTTTTACCTGTAGTCCTACATTTTGGGTATGCACAAGCTTTCTGGGCATTAGTTTGATTATTGATTAAGAATAACTGTTACTAGATATGTATCGAATGAAAAACTACCCTTTTTCAACAATTAAACATGAAATTCACTTTGtgcaacaaaataaaaaaagtttgtTTCAACGATCAGTTAGAGTTGGAAATAATTCTTTCTGAATATAAAGAATAACATTGTCATagttgagagagagagacgagaaAAAGAGAAAGTGGGGGAAAAGGACGAGGAGTGTCgggtaaaaataatattttctgtaTTGAATCATTTACAAGTTTTTCGGAAGATACTTCTGCTAGTTGAAAAAAGTTCAGGTCAGTTCGGTGTGTAAATCTTATAAAGTTTAACTTATAAGTGGTGTGATAGTAATAATAGGACTTTTTCACAAACATTATGAAATACTTGGCGTTTCTATtcatacatatacatgtatgtAATGAATATACTTCTTTAATCTGTATTCACCTTATGACTTCTTGTATATATGTAACTTGAATCAGATTCATCTTAAAAATCAAGGTCATGATGCCGTAAAGCCACCCATCAGATTAAAATCATTCATTAAGTTTACGATGGATGTTGCATCAGCTTCCCCCAGGCGCTATTTCTTTGaggtaataatatatttatttttgctttaaattttaacaagttCGGTTATGACAACAATAATCATAGAAATAGTTTGTTCTTATCTTATACCTGTGCTTATAGGTTAAAATACAAAAGCTTCCTGCCTTGGTAGAGAATTCTAGTTTTCTTAATAGTGCATTTCCTTTTCTTGAGTTATAGGAATATCTTATCTTGTTTAATAATTGagcattaattaatataatatagatttgTATTGTGAACACGCATACAAGGTCTTTTGCCTTCAGGTGATATATTTACACATATTTGGAAAACCTATATAGCTTGTGGCTTCTGTACCAAAAACAAGTCAATTTTTGTTTGTAAAATTAATTGGCTCTCTAGAAATGATTTATGTATAGTATTCCAATTATGTATAGCATATATGAATATACAAGCTTTTCTTTTGTCCAGTTCCCTTACAACTTTACGATATGTTGAAGGAAGTCATGACAATATGTAACATAACTGCAGCTAGgccaaaaaattgaaaattgtaGATAATCTCACCTTTTTGACTGTTTCCagttcaaattttcttttgttttcctGTAATGTTTCTGTTTGGTCTGTCCACCCTTCGACCCTCCAAGTGGAACCATttaattataaacaatattacAGGTCATGAGTTTCTTTGCCAGCACTCAGTCTGAGAAGGAAAAGCTACAGTATTTTATATCAGCAGAAGGCAGAGATGCTTTACATAATTATCAGAAGGAACAAAAATCTGTTTTAGAGGTATGGCCTGTCAGTTAAGATGTAATACGAACTTAGGGACTACAGAATTTCAATTCCAGTATcctttttatatttgacagcatGTCTTCTTGAATTTTGTATGCTATGGTCAGTTATTTCCACATTTATCTACTATATAATTGCTTTTATTGGAGTATTGTATGGATGTTGATCTTCAAAGTGACAATCTTTTGCCAAAGTTGACTGGTTTCTTGAACCTGTAGGTATTAGAAGACTTCCCATCTGTACAAGTACCATTTGAGTGGTTGATTCAGTTGGTTCCTCCACTGAAAACAAGGGCTTTCTCTATTTCTTCCTCCTGTTTAGCTCATCCCAATCAAGTACATATAACAGTTAAAGTAGTATCTTGGAGGACACCTTCCAGTAAGAAACGTGTTGGTCTCTGCTCATCATGGCTTGCTGGACTTGATCCTCAACATAGTATGGGTCTTTAATCACTTAAAACATCGCTTGTGAAGTAATCATGTTTACCAATTATATGCACGCTGACATTAATGTTTCTAattcttaattaatttgaaacagaGGTAGCAATCCCAGTGTGGTTCAAGAAAGGTTCTCTTCCCTCTCCAGATCGATTAGTCCCTCTCATTCTCATTGGACCGGGAACTGGTTGTGCACCTTTTCGCGGATTCTTGGAGGAAAGAAAATACCTAAGCAGCTTCGGTGCAACAGCACCTGTTCTATTCTTCTTTGGTTGCCGAAATGAGGATGATGATTTTCTGTACAAAAATTTCTGGTTGTCTCTTTCAGAAAGCAGTGGAATACTTTCAGAAGATATGGGTGGAGGCTTTTATGTTGCCTTCTCTAGGGACCAGCGCGAAAAGGTTTACGTCCAGCATAAGATGCGGGAACAGAGCGCTAGGGTCTGGAAGTTgcttcatgatgatgaagctaCAATATACGTTGCAGGTTCTTCTATAAAAATGCCGTCTGATGTGTTCTCGGCCTTTGTGGATATTATGTGCAAAGAAGGAAATATGGCAAAAGAAGTTGCTACAAGGCTTCTTGAGCAAATGCAAGAGGCTGGTAAGTATAATGTGGAGTCCTGGTCTTAAATTTTTTGTCGGAGAATGCCAACAACTTGGGTAGATTGTAGATTTCAGTTTTAATTTTGTCAGTGTTCTTAATTGCATAGATAGTCCATGTGAGGCTCCAGATTCTCGCTTGTCCGAAATTTATTAGAAAAACACGTGCTATTTGACTGATTTATAAGTTTGCGATTCAAGGAAGCACCAGGACCTAATCTGAATccaattaatcaaattcttcAATATGATATTATGGTTCCTATGTCACTTTGTTGCTTATGTATAGTCAATATCTTATGTAAACAGAAGTGTTTACCCTTTTTctctatataaatttataatgttaCAGTAACATGTTTTAACTTTATTTATTGTATTTAAACAATTTTATCTTTACCTAGGTGCTTAATCTTTTCTTGTACacacataaatatttaatttttagtaCTTCTCTTTGGAAGACATGTCAGTAAGGAAACTGCATTGTCACCTGTCAATAATTCAATATTCATACCTAACAAAACGGCCAAGCTTCAATAGTGAAATGGCCCCAGGGAGTACAACTGCCAATACATCCTCATTCTATTGGTTCGATTCTGATTAATCCTAGAAATTATGATTAAAACATATAGAATATTACTCCTTCTGTTTcatattacatgtccacttttgataactaaaaattgtttcaaattagttgtctcatttcaactttcaatgcaatgTAGTCAATAGTTGTATTTCCTAGATGAAGATGAAGTTTATATCACATCCTactaaattatactccctctgtcccattttaactgatatttgactttttaacacgtatattgaggtgtaaaaaaacaatatctacactcaataaaaaatttcaattcttatatcaaataaaagtttagactttaaacttttatttgatataaattttataaaaaatgatcatgtttagatgtaatttttttaacatcttaaaatacgtgtaaaaaagtcaaaagcagttaaaatgggacggagggagtatttcctagatcaaatatcggtttttctatggtgtgcccaagggcacacactaagcactaatttttatgagtttgttgcattcttattggtcatgtaatcataaatatggatggccccccttgcatttacaccaactccaccaatcaaaatccactaaaCTCTTCAAATTTTATCCCAcatactccttccatcccaatttaatgagctttttgctcatttcacacatattattAAATGATTGTTCTTTTTTCCATCTTCACCCATATTTGTTGTGTTGACTTTCTATAGTATTAGCTAGATTGTACattgaaaatgataaataagaaaggGCAAAAGTGGAAGAATGTTGCTAAATGTGCATTGAAAAGAGAGAGGCTCAACTATTTTGAGATaaaatttttcctcaaaagggtcatctaatttgggatggaatgagtattatacttggtcaatgcaataaatacaataataaatgaaGGTTTTTTTACAAAAGTTagttttcttaatatgtgtgatttgttcaaaagtggacatgtattatgAAACAGAGAGAGAGTAATTTACAAGCCGGGGAAAATCCTAGTAAACGATAGATGTTTAGGTGGCTTTAAAAGCTTAATTTCTCGATCAGTTTACTATCATTTgcgaaaaaaatttaaatcaacttACTTATAAGACAAAATCTTAGAGTTAAAAATATCAACTTTTTtactaacttatttttatttttaaatttgattttataaaatataaatactcatttaaaaaaataaattataatatttattattatattaataaattttatactagacaatttgtaaatatttaaaaaattatctaaacacattaattaaaattatttttcacttaaaaataattttaaattatgtttcacttaaaaataattttaaattataaacaataaagAAGTTAAATCAAATCTCCGTTGTGTTTGTAAATAGATCATATTAAAGCTTTGTCGTACACAGCACATGTCACAGATGCTAATATTTTTTCCATCCCTCTGCTCTTCTGTGCAGTTGTGCTTTTGTCTATGCACATTTCTTCCTTTCCCACAACATCTTAAATTCGTTCAATGACATAATACACATGCTTCAATTTATATAGCagtaaaaagaacaaaaaaacaaGAAACTAAAATATTAGTCCATGCTTTGAACTGATCTGTGTCccctgaaatatatatatcattaaagaTTTCAAATCTAAGATCCCTTTCATTCAGCTGATCAATTGTTTCTTCCATACCCAACCACATTCAATGAATCAAGAAGTGGCCAGCAATGGCAGCACATAACCATTGAGCCGCTTTTCGAGATTTTAGACCAACATTCAACTCTTTCTGTGTCGCTGCATCAGCAGGGCCGGGGGCATGATAGCCTGTCGTACCATTATTATTCGTTTATTACTAATCACTGACGATATCCGTCATTGTAATAATAAGAACTCTAGTACTAGTTCAGTCCGGGATCATTTAAAATCCTGGTTCCGCGACTAGAAATGTTGTATACGAAGCTACCACAATAACCATGAAAGTATGTTTCTCTATAGGGGCATAGAAATAGAATGTACTAATATGTTACGAAAACAACCTATTTTCTGTATACTGGCATAATCAAATAAACAGTTGCCATTTAATATAATTGAGATAATATACAACATAAACATGGCTCTACCATATTCTGATTGAGTATTAACAAAACTGGGAATATAGTAGGGGCACCGTCTTAAGCGATGAAATGTCCCTACTACCCATCAGAACCAGTAGAGAGAGCCATGACTACAAATATATCAACGAAAGCTAATTTAAAGTAGACTATATAGCGGGGATCCAGATTTAAAAGATGATCCCATCCCTAACTAATGATCTAATCTGAGTTGAAGATCAAGCGAGATATACCTGACACTGTATTACTGTTTTACCAATCTTGAACCCAGGAACCACTGTGAAAGCCACTCGAGGATCAGCATTCGCTGTGCCAGCAGCGGACAAGAAGGCTTCTTCATTTACACATTCCATGCAAACTTCAGAAAATCTACAATTTTTGTCAACTCGAAAGATTGAGGCCTCTGGCTCAAAAGAAAAGGCCAGGCAATGAAGTAACCACACCTTCTTCGCCATCTCGGAAAACAGAGAAAAGAACTCTGTCTCTGGGAAACCACCGGATGTCAATAGTTTTCTTTGGCTCAAGTTGCCGAATAGAGATGCTTCCATTTTGGGATGAACTAGTCTCATGTACTTGGTGCGGCAAAATTTTGCAAATGTAGAATTAGGCTTCCAGGCCAGATACTCCTTTGGCTTCTGAGATTTCATCACAACAAATCTGTCAAAGAACTGCCGTTGTCTTTTCTTCTCGGACACAGATTCTTTTGAAAGAGAGAAGTAAGCGTAATTAAAACCAGCAAAGAGCTCTTTGCAAACAAATGACTCAAATGCAAAACTCTTGTGCACGTCACTTGAGTACACAACCCCTGGTTCAATTGAATTGGCAGCTGCATCTAGATCCCAACCAGCAGATTCCATCTCATTGATCATCAACTTTACAAAACTCCTGATAGCTTTAACAGTCTGCCGAAGTATCGTAATGAAATGGCTGGTACTTATGATTGAAATTTGAAGGTTATTTGGAGGCGACAAAGGTCCACTAGAATTCAATCTCTTCTCCATTAACTTGTTCTCTCTTTTGACCTCTTTTAACTTTTCTCTAGCTAAGGTTAGTTCTGACTGTTTCAGCTCATGCTCGGAGTCTAAAGTCTTCTCCATAATCTTTAAAGTTTTATTAACACTCTTCAGCTCCTTAATTTCAGCCAACAACTGTGTAGTCCCGGGAGAAGACTCGTCAACCTGTTTAGTAAAGTAACATTGCTTCATCTCGGATAAAATTTTCAACTCCGAGACTACCATCTCATCAGCAGATTGAATAGTTTCACTATCATAGGGAGACTGAGCAAACTGCATCTCAGCATAAGCCGCTTTAATAGATGAAATACTAGAAAACAGTTTGGCAAGAAAAGCTTCAGTGACTTCTTTTCTCCGACGCTCCTCATCTTCATCAAATGACTTACACCGACTAGTCATCTGTTCCTTAGTATTCTGACCTCCAGCTGGAGAAATCCCTGTTAAAGCTCGAATATGCAAAACCTTGGCAAATGTACGCGATAACCTACTCCTACTCGGGGTCACTACATCAATATTAACCGGATCCATCTGTAGACAGAAATACGAGATAATGATGATAGCAGCAATATCACAGATTTACGAACACAGCAGAAACATGTACAGATAAATATAAAGACTGATTTCAAGATCATGAATTCATACCaatgaagaagaaaatgatCTTGCATCAACAAAAAGTAAAAAGCAGTACACTATAGCTCTTAGATTGTGAACATACTGAATCTTCTTTACTTTTGCAACTACTGTTATGCTTTTACAAAAAGTAGATTTAAATTATTGGGCTAAAGGATAACAGAGAGAAAGATTGAGGAGAACTAGAAAACTACAGAATGTTTGATAGAATAAAAAGCTCAATAGATTGGTCCAAATTTAGTACCCCCTTGTAATAAAGGCTGGCGGGTACTGTTGCAACTACAATCCAAGAGGTACCCTGTTTTAATACAACCTGGTAGAATATTTTGTCTTGTTTTATTAGTGTTACAAGCCATGAATGCAAGGATCATAGCAAATTAAGTAGCCTAGTGGCGATTATAGATTTGTCCTTAATCCTACGAAAATCTTAGAGAAATACTACCAGAACCACAACCTTTACCTAAAGTTGTATCGGAAAATGATATCTAAGTGAAATGTTATCAGAACCACAACTTTTACCAAAACTGCACCGAAAAATAATTTAGCTTTTTTGATGCGACTCATCAGCTTTCTTACACCTAGTAAATATTTTTGGACCTGGCCAAACTACAGTGCAGCATTTTTCTTATTCCTTATTGTAGCTATCAATATCGTCACACCAAACATACACTCGTCAAAAACTGCATTATAATTCCTTCGCTCGCCACACGACTAGTTAGCGTAATCCAGTGTTATCAATCCGACATCCCTCGATACACTTATTAGCATGTTTTTATTACACTCAGCAAGGCAAGACAGACCTCCAGGCTCCAGAGAGCCATTGAGGCCACAAATCTTGAGTGACAATAACTTCACTATTAACTGTCCTCATAGCCACCTAAAATAGCAATAAATTAACCACTAACAACTCCAATAAATCTGCGGGGCCCTTGAAAACACACGTGTTGCCACATCACCCAAACAACAGCTGGATCAGCTCATGAAAATTGAGAATCACACGCTTAATAATTTATCCGGGTACTAgacaaaattttctaaaaaaacagGCCTGGGCAGCTGTGCCTAGAAATCTGAGCCTGCCCTGCAACATCAATCCAACGGCCTCAAATCACTCTCCAAAAGAGTTTCACAGCAAGCCTGCAGGTCACGTGACACAGTACTAATCTGCCCATTTTAAAGTATTCGAATATCCGACCCGACCCGACTGTACCCGAATTCTAAAACGAGGCAAATAACATATCTAACCTAAATAATCCCCTGCATGCAGGTCCACTCTTACTCCTATATCATAATAAAAACAGATTAAACTGTCCATTACAACTTAGCCAAAACCCAAATCAAAGACAGCTAGTTCAGAACATACGATAATAATAGCATACGTCCAACGAGGAAAAAAAAAGGGTTGGACACAAAAATTACagaatgaaataatatatacataaaaaatttaggATTAAACTGTACGACATTTTTTGCCATTGAATATATGTTAGGACCCTATTTAAATTTAAACAGATTTATATCAACAGACAACAATAAACCACAAGCAAACTGCTTAAGTTAAAGACAGACAGAGAGCTAAAGCTTCAACTTAGAATACTTAATGAAGGCTAAAACCTTGGGttttaaaagtaataaaaaTCACGAGCCGAGGGTTCGAATCTTGTCAAAGACGTACCTTAACGAACAAGAAGCTTCAGTTGAAACCATGCATTTGAGAAACACACACAAGCTGAGTTTCAGAGAGATTTGAGTGTGTATTTTCTGCAAGACAAGAAGAGGGAATATAAAGCAGGGAAGGAAAGGGGTAGTGAAAAGACCAAAAAGGGGTGCTAACAGTGTCCAACAGTGAGATGGAGATGCATCGGGATTATAAATGTGAAATGTGTTTGAGTTCGGCATTCAAAGTCAATCCGGTGATTTTTGTTATTAATGCATGTTGTGCCAGAGATTTATGTCCAATTTACCATTGTGTCTGGTCAGTGTTTTAAAGGTTCTTAAATCTTAGTAattcattaaataaattttgatatatttttaaaatatattctatggattttttaaatatattttgatttgattaaaacATTTTGATTTATCAGAAAAACTTTGCAATAAGTTTTTTATAATTCTTGAATTAACACATCAATTCATTAGTGAAAAATGTTATATCCAAAGCAATATGCAAGGATTTGTATTGAAAGTATATAATTTATGCAGATGCAAGGGGTTAAGAATTGAATATGTTCTGAAGCTAAAAATATTGCTCTGGATTTAATATTTTCCTTCGTTAGTTTGCTGATCATGGATCGGGCGTGTTGGTGCTGGAAAGAAGTGGCAGGGGTAAAAAGGGAATTTAGAGAAACCCAGTTCACACGGGTGCTTGAAACGAGGAACACTGAGATTTGGAGTTTACATAGGTTGTCATTTGTTAAATCATAAATGTGATCGAGCAAATGTTGGATTTTACAGCTACTTGAAGTTGGTCTTAAACGTGTGGGGGCAGTAcacttaattattaattatatcatcAACGTACTTCTTAAATTACAAGttcatttttgatattttacggctaaatcaatttaaattttattaaaattataaattattttttgtaagttttgataactgacaattatattttagaaaaagaatatatatatttttatagatatagttttgtgatttttaaatacataatatatatgaatttcagtgcaaatttacaaaatttcaaTATATCTAACTAAAAGCAAAACAAATTGCTGATGATTGAGAggaatattattattactgAAATGGAGATGCtcaacaattttaatattatcgGTTGATATAAAAGTTGAGGTGGTAAATAAGTGGACCCatgtaaaaaaatcataaaattcgaTGTAAGATGGTACTCATAAAATAAGTGGTGTTAAATAACAAAGTTTAAAGtatgagagcatctccaacagcctccttgttggctcttaaatataatataaaaaatgtggctcttagcaatttagaacaaagttaagagtgtaaactccaacaatactctctacatctcttctctatttaatattttattcatatattgggctccactacaacaaaagagagtgaaagatggagatgaattggagggaaagatttttttattgtaaaaaagtaagttaggagccatgtggtggctcttaactttgaggagagatgagagagaaacaagaggctcttagagcatctccaaggggctctctaaatgagctcttaacttcaaatttaaagagcaatgcaagaattagagctccaatgggctcttagaagctctttaaaaaattaagagcttaacatctctcctctcttttaaagagcatgtaagagctcttaacttttttttcatgaatataatattggtTTCCCTCCAACTTTACTCCCAacaattctctctttttacttttctctctcttttatatgaataaaatatgaataaggagcaagtataaagaagagcattggagttgaaatctttttcaacgtcttaactcactaggagccaaatattatattatattttgaagagtgacttaagagcaccattggagatgctcttaagatttaagagccacttaagagtctcttggagcaccATTTTTCTTCTCCCtcttcaaatctcaagttaggagcctaaataaagagcctcttggagatgctctgataaGATTAGAAGCAATATATAGCTAAACTGAATAAGAATCCAGTTCATCATAGAAAAATGTGAGGAAAATTGTCTAAATATCATCAAGATAAAAACATTTCTTAAACATTTGTAACGGTtgttatatatttcttaaacaTTTTTTGAGATTCTTGTTATCTAATTCATTCAAACAAAATACGTAAAATAATGATTCTATCTTCAATAGAGTGAAAAGAATCACATACAGATGCAGAGTTTCTGGCAAATAACTTTAGTATACAGACTAGCCATCTCCGCAAACAAGTGGAAAAGATAAGATATGATCTTGTATTGAGAGAATTTGTttgttgtatataatataacagTACACTGTACGCTATGCTTCAGTAGACATAACCAGGATCGAGAGCTAGGTGAATATGTATACCTCGTCATATCCTTTCCTGCAGTAGATATAGGTAAACAGCCACCAATTTGGTTGCCTCAATCACTTTtagatatttataaaagaaaacaagTCGAGAAACTTATACTAAATACTTACCCAGCTGCCCCGCAGAAAGTTGGACTGTAATTGTATATAAGGTTGTCAAGAACTGTCTGAGCAGGAGGCCTATTCGATGACTTCCTCGCCTCACTGCAATTGATGAACAAGAAAAAATACGTTTATAACGCAAAGGAGGCAGGGCAACACAATCATGATTTGAAAAGTTTTAAGAGTCTAGGGGAGTGCAGACCTAATGGCCTCATAAGACTATATGCAAAAGATTAACAATACTATGTCAGTGAAAGAAATGTAAAGCCTGTCAAATCATCGCTTACAAACACTATATATAATCATATGGATGTAACATGTTGGAAATAAAAAATGGAAAATACAATTCTCAGTCAATGCATTTCTTCTGCATGCCAAGGCCGGAACATATTAATGTAAAACCAATCTATCATGGTTAATGCATCTATGTTCAAGAGAGGACCACCTACCTCACAAAATAATTTGCAACATTTTGAGTAACTTGAACGGCATCTTCCGAGTGTGGAATCATTTCTGAGGCCCATTCAAAAGCATTTTTCTGCAATTCCACAAGATGAGGAGCACATTATCTGATAAATCACACATATAACGTGAagaattaacaaataaatagaaataaatTATCTATTGGGGACAGCAGGTCAAGAAGCCCAAAGAAACTGCTCAGAAGCAATATAGAAGGCTCTGGAAGCCCAATACTTggactaatataaaatatttgttgagATCTAGTTGTGTTTCTTCCGTATCGGTGGAGATAAGTTTTATCACAGTTTCGACCTTTGTCCCATATCCCACATCATTAAATCTCATTCAAAATAATTTGCACAGTATATAAAGaactttaaaatttatgaaaagctATAATCTCACTCCTAACAGAAGTGGTCGTCATGGCTAAATATTCTACCTCGTAATTAGTTACTAATAAGAAAACAAATCTTCACCTAAGCTATTGTGTGGCCttgaatataaacaaataactaCATTACTTGAGAAAAATATATGGACGATACCTCGGGGTGCCACTGTGGAGCAGTCACAGGATATTTGCGTGCTTGCACTGTTGAGACATAAACCTGACTTCAGCGAATCTATATGAGCTTTCTAGAATTCTAGGCATACATATATAAAGTATAACTACATAGGATTTCACATGAAGAGTAATGTAAGGACAGAAGCTACTCCAAGCACCTTATCATTTTCATCAGCAGTAGTTGTGAGTATCTCGAAGAAACTATGTAGATCTGCATTGCCTTGAAACTTTTCTGGTGATATGCCATACTGTAATAGAATTTATGATTGTTAGATAAGTCATatattgtcaaaaaaatgcaAATATGTCGAAACAGAAAATATGCCATACtataatagaatttatgatTGTTAGATAAGTCATATAAAAATGCAAATATGTCGAAACAGAAACTATAATAACAAAAAAGTTATCTATGGCTACAAACGTTGCTCATGAATCCATAtacagaaaatataaaaaagcacTGCCATTTAGTCAAGGCAGCTGAACTGACCTAAGATACAATCTCCGGAAATTAGAGGAACATgatcttaaaaatataatttttatctagaAACTATTTTATGGACTACAGCTCTACAAGACACTTCATTCAATACAATTTAAGGCAGATAACCAcacaaaacatataaataaggaatattatatgaaagaattttaaaattatataatggaAACATCCTCACCTTGCAAACTCTTTCAATCAAAAAATGTTGAGATTTGAGAATAAGCCCACACAAATCATTAACATGCTAATTTAACGTTGCTAAGATGGGTGGTTATAAAATAGGTAAATGTTCCTTTCCATTATGGATAGCACCATATATAAACTGAGGTTATtgcaagattaaaaataaagaagtATAACACTGAGAGACAGAATCAATGCTTTTGGTGAGAATTTTATGCACTTGATTCTACTAATTGAACACAGTGGTCGAGTTCTGCATAACACTTGGCACTTATTTAGCACAAAGATCTGAATTAAGATTGCTTTATTATTAAACTACAGCAATTAAATTGTGATTAACTCCTGTCTTTTGATTTAAACTCTGTGTAGATTTACCACAGCAAAAATTGCAAACATATCGTAATACTTTTTCCATGTGCCACCTCTGGTTTTACTGTCTCAAGAATATATAGGTGATTTCATAACATTTCAGGAGGCAGGAGCCACAACATGAAAAGAAAGTAGACACTATACAGTCTACagaaaaaacatgaaatataGCATATTGATTATATCTCTTTCTTATTCAGTTCCATAGATAAGGTTCAAAACAgagaaaaatatgaatattggaATAGTCAGTGCTCAGTAGCAGAAATTCA
Coding sequences:
- the LOC108220738 gene encoding NADPH-dependent diflavin oxidoreductase 1 isoform X1; its protein translation is MEKKKLLILYASQTGNAIDAAEILQREATRRCCRVTLLSIDQFDANHLPNEENIVFVVSTTGQGEPPDSMKTFWTILSRKDLGPDWLKGVHYAVFGLGDSGYKTYNYVAKKLDKKLSCCGAVAIVQTGLGDDQKPLGYEGALDPWMSSLWKSLYQYDPNLLPKGPDFTGNASLIDQLKAQVTYHELDDLHSEFPAITDMEYLKNQIERAHLMSTNSFSKKKARPHCILQVINNNPLCKDVHQLECEAVSSLSPQSGMYDVGDVLAVLPEQSPAAVDAFIKRCNLNPESYITIHLKNQGHDAVKPPIRLKSFIKFTMDVASASPRRYFFEVMSFFASTQSEKEKLQYFISAEGRDALHNYQKEQKSVLEVLEDFPSVQVPFEWLIQLVPPLKTRAFSISSSCLAHPNQVHITVKVVSWRTPSSKKRVGLCSSWLAGLDPQHKVAIPVWFKKGSLPSPDRLVPLILIGPGTGCAPFRGFLEERKYLSSFGATAPVLFFFGCRNEDDDFLYKNFWLSLSESSGILSEDMGGGFYVAFSRDQREKVYVQHKMREQSARVWKLLHDDEATIYVAGSSIKMPSDVFSAFVDIMCKEGNMAKEVATRLLEQMQEAGKYNVESWS
- the LOC108220045 gene encoding protein GRAVITROPIC IN THE LIGHT 1 produces the protein MDPVNIDVVTPSRSRLSRTFAKVLHIRALTGISPAGGQNTKEQMTSRCKSFDEDEERRRKEVTEAFLAKLFSSISSIKAAYAEMQFAQSPYDSETIQSADEMVVSELKILSEMKQCYFTKQVDESSPGTTQLLAEIKELKSVNKTLKIMEKTLDSEHELKQSELTLAREKLKEVKRENKLMEKRLNSSGPLSPPNNLQISIISTSHFITILRQTVKAIRSFVKLMINEMESAGWDLDAAANSIEPGVVYSSDVHKSFAFESFVCKELFAGFNYAYFSLSKESVSEKKRQRQFFDRFVVMKSQKPKEYLAWKPNSTFAKFCRTKYMRLVHPKMEASLFGNLSQRKLLTSGGFPETEFFSLFSEMAKKVWLLHCLAFSFEPEASIFRVDKNCRFSEVCMECVNEEAFLSAAGTANADPRVAFTVVPGFKIGKTVIQCQVYLA
- the LOC108220738 gene encoding NADPH-dependent diflavin oxidoreductase 1 isoform X2: MEKKKLLILYASQTGNAIDAAEILQREATRRCCRVTLLSIDQFDANHLPNEENIVFVVSTTGQGEPPDSMKTFWTILSRKDLGPDWLKGVHYAVFGLGDSGYKTYNYVAKKLDKKLSCCGAVAIVQTGLGDDQKPLGYEGALDPWMSSLWKSLYQYDPNLLPKGPDFTGNASLIDQLKAQVTYHELDDLHSEFPAITDMEYLKNQIERAHLMSTNSFSKKKARPHCILQVINNNPLCKDVHQLECEAVSSSGMYDVGDVLAVLPEQSPAAVDAFIKRCNLNPESYITIHLKNQGHDAVKPPIRLKSFIKFTMDVASASPRRYFFEVMSFFASTQSEKEKLQYFISAEGRDALHNYQKEQKSVLEVLEDFPSVQVPFEWLIQLVPPLKTRAFSISSSCLAHPNQVHITVKVVSWRTPSSKKRVGLCSSWLAGLDPQHKVAIPVWFKKGSLPSPDRLVPLILIGPGTGCAPFRGFLEERKYLSSFGATAPVLFFFGCRNEDDDFLYKNFWLSLSESSGILSEDMGGGFYVAFSRDQREKVYVQHKMREQSARVWKLLHDDEATIYVAGSSIKMPSDVFSAFVDIMCKEGNMAKEVATRLLEQMQEAGKYNVESWS